Proteins from a genomic interval of Aspergillus flavus chromosome 7, complete sequence:
- a CDS encoding MFS monosaccharide transporter, whose amino-acid sequence MAIWYTLGVAFFAAIGTFLFGFDTGIATTTIAHQSWIDYMKNPSDGLTGAVVAVYIAGEAVGALTQTAIADKVGRLRFMEMMCVIVTIGTAIQTASVNIGMFLAGRVLAGYAVGGLVATVPIYLSEISDPRYRGLIGGISGCGISLGTMASNWVGYACSFAPYGPVQWRLPLGIQIPWGIIMFFGLITFMPNSPRHLIRNGKVEQARDEFKRIRRDLRPDEMHREFEIMAVQIEYEMEREITSYKEIFRLFRHRVLVSIAVQTMTSLTGVNVIQYYQTILYKSLGIDSHTILALAAVYGTIAFLVNCLTTKYLTDQWGRRKMLLSGLAGIIVIEIYAAVMQREFQNTDNQVGKGFAVLGIYLFVVAYYGMLNSTTWLYGAEVLPISLRSKVMGLAAASHFIVNVAITEAGPSAFANIGENYYYVFVACSAFFLVVAYFYFPETKQKTLEEIAASFGDKVVAPGENGKDGDDGDDAGKPTSERVEVA is encoded by the exons ATGGCTATCTGGTACACCCTTGGCGTGGCTTTTTTCGCCGCAATCGGCACTTTCCTTTTC GGCTTTGATACTGGAATTGCGACCACAA CAATCGCCCATCAGAGTTGGATTGATTATATGAAAAACCCTTCTGATGGACTTACTGGGGCT GTGGTCGCTGTCTATATTGCTGGCGAAGCAGTCGGTGCTCTTACGCAGACAGCCATCGCCGATAAAGTTGGTCGCCTGCGTTTCATGGAGATGATGTGTGTCATTGTCACAATTGGAACTGCGATCCAGACTGCTTCGGTAAATATTGGGATGTTCCTTGCAGGCCGCGTATTGGCCGGGTATGCTGTTGG GGGATTGGTGGCAACTGTGCCCATTTACTTGAGTGAGATTTCTGACCCCCGGTATCGCGGTCTCATTGGTGGTATCTCGGGATGCGGGATTTCCCTTGGTACTATGGCTTCCAATTGGGTTGGATACGCCTGCAGCTTTGCACCGTATGGGCCAGTCCAATGGCGACTTCCACTTGGAATTCAGATTCCGTGGGGTATCATTATGTTCTTCGGGTTGATCACCTTCATGCCTAACTCGCCGCGTCACTTGATTCGAAATGGGAAGGTTGAGCAAGCGCGCGACGAGTTCAAACGAATCCGGAGGGACTTGCGTCCAGATGAAATGCATCGTGAGTTCGAGATCATGGCTGTGCAGATCGAATACGAGATGGAGCGGGAGATCACATCGTACAAGGAGATATTCAGACTCTTCAGACATCGTGTGCTAGT ATCAATCGCAGTCCAGACAATGACAAGTCTTACCGGTGTGAACGTTATTCAG TACTATCAAA CAATCCTATACAAATCCCTAGGCATAGACTCCCACACCATCCTCGCTCTAGCTGCAGTCTACGGTACCATAGCCTTCCTCGTCAACTGCCTGACGACAAAATACCTCACTGACCAATGGGGCCGTCGAAA GATGCTCCTCTCAGGTCTAGCAGGGATAATAGTCATCGAAATATACGCCGCAGTCATGCAACGAGAATTCCAGAATACAGACAACCAAGTCGGAAAGGGCTTCGCCGTCCTAGGAATCTACCTCTTCGTCGTAGCCTACT ACGGAATGCTAAACAGCACAACCTGGCTTTACGGCGCCGAAGTCCTCCCTATATCCCTCCGAAGCAAAGTAATGGGTCTAGCAGCTGCCTCGCACTTTATCGTCAATGTCGCAA TCACCGAAGCTGGCCCAAGTGCGTTCGCTAATATCGGGgagaattattattatgtTTTCGTGGCTTGTTCGGCTTTCTTCCTAGTTGTGGCTTACTTCTACTTTCC GGAGACCAAGCAGAAGACGCTCGAAGAAATTGCTGCCTCGTTTGGTGATAAGGTTGTTGCACCTGGGGAGAATGGTAaggatggggatgatggagatgacgCTGGAAAGCCTACATCTGAGCGAGTGGAAGTTGCTTGA
- a CDS encoding flotillin domain protein, producing MWYAIAKPSEYLVLTGAGINDIRICKKAIVMPFQRCARISVTPFDLALNLQAMTMEKLQFSLPAVFTIGADNEMEALKDYARLLAENSDDKSNVQKIVKGIIEGETRVIVSSMSMEEVFKERQVFKNKVIENVQKELQQFGLRIYNANVKELQDTPGSEYFSILSKKAHEGALNQAKIDVAEARMKGEIGEAEKKGKMKQEISKIDADTAVLETKRKAEKAKADSELMNRQTELDASVQISKITTKRQTEMKDAELQKQVESKRAETELERLRASEVTKSKVARESAQENADAAYYTEQKAADARLYKHKMDADAAYYRQSKEADAALYKQKREAEGILEMSKAYGALIDVLGGPQAFLQFRMMENGTYEKLAKANGDAIRGLSPKISSWNTEQGEGSGDAMGPVRNIMQGLPPLLTTIHDQTGISPPSWLGQMPVNGEVNKRK from the exons ATGTG GTATGCAATTGCAAAGCCAAGCGAATATCTCGTGCTCACTGGAGCCGGGATAAACGATATTCGCATTTGCAAGAAAGCTATAGTAATGCCCTTCCAGCGA TGTGCAAGGATCTCGGTGACGCCCTTTGATCTGGCGCTCAATCTTCAGGCCATGACTATGGAAAAACTTCAATTTTCATTGCCAGCAGTGTTCACTATCGGAGCCGACAATGAAATGGAGGCACTCAAAGATTATGCTCGGCTCCTTGCGGAGAACTCTGACGACAAAAGCAATGTCCAGAAAATTGTGAAAGGCATTATTGAAGGTGAAACTCGAGTCATCGTCTCCAGCATGTCCATGGAGGAAGTTTTCAAGGAAAGGCAGGTTTTCAAAAACAAAG TGATTGAGAACGTGCAAAAGGAACTTCAGCAATTTGGCCTGCGAAT TTACAACGCCAATGTCAAAGAGCTCCAGGACACTCCTGGCAGCGAATATTTCAGCATCCTAAGCAAAAAAGCGCACGAAGGAGCTCTTAACCAAGCAAAGATCGATGTTGCTGAGGCACGGATGAAAGGTGAGATCGGAGAGGCagagaaaaaggggaaaatGAAGCAGGAAATTTCCAAAATCGATGCCGATACTGCTGTACTGGAGACGAAACGGAAGgccgagaaagccaaggCGGATTCCGAGCTCATGAATCGTCAGACTGAGCTCGATGCCAGTGTCCAAATCAGCAAGATCACAACCAAGCGCCAGACAGAGATGAAGGATGCAGAACTGCAGAAACAAGTGGAGTCCAAGCGTGCCGAAACCGAACTAGAACGTCTTAGAGCCAGTGAGGTCACCAAAAGCAAGGTTGCACGCGAGTCTGCACAGGAGAATGCAGATGCCGCTTACTATACAGAACAGAAAGCAGCTGATGCGCGGTTGTATAAACACAAGATGGATGCAGACGCAGCTT ATTACCgtcaaagcaaagaagcCGACGCTGCCCTCTATAAGCAAAAGCGCGAAGCTGAGGGAATTCTCGAGATGTCTAAGGCATACGGTGCCCTTATTGACGTCCTCGGGGGACCTCAAGCCTTCCTACAGTTCAGAATGATGGAGAACGGTACATATGAGAAGTTAGCCAAGGCCAATGGTGATGCTATCAGAGGACTATCACCCAAGATCTCGTCATGGAACACCG AACAAGGAGAGGGCTCTGGAGATGCAATGGGCCCCGTCCGAAATATCATGCAAGGCCTTCCGCCTCTTCTCACCACCATCCACGACCAGACCGGCATCAGCCCGCCATCCTGGTTGGGCCAGATGCCTGTGAATGGTGAAGTCAATAAACGGAAGTAA
- a CDS encoding ubiquitin-like protein 1, producing the protein MLIKVRTLTGKEIELDIEPDYKVSRIKERVEEKEGIPPVQQRLIFGGKQMADDKTASEYNLEGGATLHLVLALRGGSLAL; encoded by the exons ATGTTGATCAA AGTTCGCACCCTTACCggcaaggagattgagcTGGACATCGAGCCTGATTACAAG GTGTCCCGGATAAAGGAGCGTgtcgaggagaaggagggtaTCCCACCCGTTCAGCAACGATTGATCTTTGGTGGAAAACAAAT GGCCGATGATAAAACTGCATCAGAATACAACCTCGAAGGTGGTGCGACGCTACACCTCGTTCTCGCTCTCCGTGGTGGATCTCTGGCCTTGTAA
- a CDS encoding putative phospholipid metabolism enzyme regulator (unnamed protein product), translated as MAAESERLPYRNGTSGGSRRAKKDEATTSTSRRSTSEGDMIEVPRSTFNSQIQASLASQMPKLTPAFPGLSAPASSTNSAISSRESSPVRSARRPHNSASTSRVSSRSHKASAGRSPSRSSLNQRQGSDTLPSTTIVQRPLSQTSKPLIINPPSNVERSTDATSPEKLNMPLWATSRRVEQEPTLPNMSSKRSLLVDDSKSDRSAPRSVNRSINGPGSALETVQEMASDQSTPSTETILNQSALEQSRLQKIDEDSTPKASRQNAESGSDSGGNKSLELREENRRRGSGAKGTDNLIPKRSSTSLGGARGKPTDGSVRNMIVETETVSSIPQVSLGVVTGDRSNSGRVDPGTLRMKPSTETIRPKKEKKRTRKPTALPSGAASSKADIFEAKVASAVDEADVSDSDETFVYESNPPDPYPVRQNRYHSRTPSATSMASQVDQLGARGRPGMRDGNHSVTGKRSMKFTNNTYAGSVDGDAGEESARSHSRVDSGGTHTPRHHHTGRYGRNNAYHSLFDSDSPFPQSQAYPKSPRHFIGGFRQPRHPVTRGGQNYRTINNTRKAGEIYGYDFDAEGADDERTPLVGSPRTTRSRHGNRRPGSASLRQMEYMQQRQRGFFSRYGTCVVICILLLVLIGGATSFIVGITKSLVNVQILAIQNVLASEQEIMLDLSVRATNPNLFPVAIDDMDMNIFAKSRFVGTDKLWRDQGSDWSDFPRVGDSRRRARLASLARCAGSSGCLLNETGLSKRMGYKNGGVDKGTDPIPTDPAGDPQTMLLGRVFRFDSPLTFEASPWNYVSSTSKGQIRLARPGNKTEEGGTERWERVLQHPFELIVRGVVKYQLPLSSRFLSASVSSSVQVVPDKGDNGTGDGNDKPDPGDDDTVTISKTRSLRRSLPELRQIATKRSMVDLVREALGITG; from the coding sequence ATGGCAGCGGAATCCGAGAGGTTGCCTTACCGCAATGGTACCTCTGGTGGATCCAGAAGGGCCAAAAAAGATGAGGCTACGACGTCTACGTCTCGGCGATCTACTAGTGAAGGTGACATGATAGAAGTGCCACGTTCAACGTTTAATTCGCAGATCCAAGCCTCCCTCGCATCCCAGATGCCTAAACTCACCCCTGCATTTCCTGGGTTGTCAGCTCCAGCTTCGTCAACAAATTCGGCTATATCCTCCCGTGAATCCTCCCCTGTTCGCTCCGCCCGCCGCCCGCACAACTCCGCCTCAACCTCTCGCGTTTCATCTCGGTCACATAAAGCCAGTGCAGGTCGCAGCCCGAGTAGATCGAGTCTTAACCAAAGGCAGGGCTCGGACACTCTTCCATCCACTACTATCGTACAACGGCCACTGTCCCAAACCAGCAAACctctcatcatcaacccTCCATCTAATGTCGAACGGTCGACCGATGCTACGAGTCCGGAGAAACTTAACATGCCGTTATGGGCCACATCCCGTCGGGTGGAACAAGAACCGACCCTCCCGAATATGTCCAGCAAACGATCTTTACTGGTCGACGATTCTAAGTCCGACCGCAGCGCGCCTCGCTCCGTGAATAGGAGCATCAATGGGCCAGGTTCTGCCCTCGAGACGGTGCAGGAAATGGCCAGTGATCAGTCAACGCCATCGACAGAGACTATATTGAACCAGTCGGCGCTTGAACAGTCGCGATTGCAGAAGATCGATGAGGATAGCACGCCTAAGGCGTCTAGGCAAAATGCCGAGAGCGGCAGTGATAGCGGAGGAAATAAAAGCCTGGAACTTCGAGAAGAGAACCGCCGTCGTGGTTCGGGAGCCAAGGGCACCGATAACCTGATCCCGAAACGGTCCTCTACGTCGCTTGGAGGTGCTCGCGGTAAGCCGACAGATGGATCAGTTAGGAACATGATCGTCGAGACGGAGACAGTCAGTTCTATCCCTCAGGTCTCCCTGGGCGTGGTAACAGGTGACCGAAGCAATTCTGGTCGTGTAGATCCAGGCACTCTTCGAATGAAGCCCAGCACTGAAACCATCCGcccgaagaaggaaaagaaaagaacgcGCAAGCCGACAGCCTTACCTAGTGGGGCTGCATCATCCAAAGCGGACATTTTCGAAGCCAAAGTAGCCAGCGCTGTAGATGAAGCCGATGTATCTGATTCTGACGAAACGTTTGTTTACGAGTCGAATCCACCGGATCCGTACCCAGTGAGACAAAATCGGTACCATTCCCGTACGCCTAGCGCGACATCTATGGCCAGCCAGGTTGACCAATTAGGCGCTCGTGGGCGTCCTGGAATGCGAGATGGGAATCATAGTGTTACAGGCAAGCGCAGCATGAAGTTCACCAATAACACGTACGCTGGCAGTGTCGATGGGGATGCAGGCGAAGAAAGTGCTCGGAGTCACTCAAGAGTCGACAGTGGCGGAACTCATACTCCCCGCCACCATCATACAGGGCGATATGGGCGCAACAATGCGTATCATTCGTTGTTCGATAGCGACTCCCCGTTTCCCCAGTCCCAGGCGTATCCAAAATCTCCTCGACACTTCATCGGAGGATTTCGGCAGCCGCGACATCCCGTCACTCGTGGAGGCCAGAATTATCGCACGATCAACAATACTAGAAAGGCGGGCGAGATATATGGTTACGATTTTGATGCGGAAGGTGCAGATGACGAACGGACTCCCCTAGTAGGCTCTCCACGTACAACTAGAAGTCGTCACGGCAATCGACGTCCCGGAAGTGCCAGTTTGCGTCAGATGGAGTACatgcagcagcggcagcgtGGCTTTTTCTCACGGTACGGCACTTGTGTTGTCATATGCATTTTacttcttgttcttatcgGAGGAGCCACGTCCTTTATTGTTGGCATTACCAAATCGCTCGTAAATGTCCAGATCCTTGCTATCCAGAATGTGCTCGCCTCAGAACAAGAGATCATGTTGGACCTCAGCGTACGCGCCACGAACCCTAACCTCTTTCCTGTCGCAATAGACGACATGGATATGAACATCTTTGCGAAGAGTCGATTCGTTGGGACAGACAAATTATGGCGAGATCAAGGATCGGACTGGAGTGACTTTCCCCGTGTCGGAGATAGCAGGAGACGAGCCCGTTTAGCTAGTCTAGCACGTTGTGCCGGAAGCAGCGGTTGCCTCCTAAACGAAACAGGCTTATCAAAACGTATGGGGTACAAGAACGGTGGTGTGGACAAAGGCACCGATCCTATCCCAACTGACCCGGCCGGTGACCCCCAGACAATGCTGTTAGGCCGTGTTTTCCGTTTTGATTCACCCCTAACCTTTGAAGCATCGCCATGGAACTATGTATCATCCACCTCTAAGGGCCAGATCCGTCTCGCTCGGCCAGGTAATAAGACGGAGGAGGGCGGTACAGAGCGGTGGGAGCGGGTACTACAACATCCATTCGAGCTGATAGTCCGTGGTGTTGTGAAGTACCAGTTACCACTGAGCTCCCGATTCCTTTCGGCATCTGTCAGCTCCAGTGTTCAAGTGGTGCCCGACAAAGGTGACAATGGCACTGGAGATGGCAACGACAAGCCTGATCCTGGAGACGACGACACAGTTACCATATCTAAAACAAGGTCACTTCGTCGCAGTCTGCCCGAGCTGCGTCAAATAGCCACCAAACGCTCAATGGTCGATTTGGTACGAGAAGCTTTGGGAATCACCGGATAG
- a CDS encoding 60S ribosomal eL42 domain-containing protein (60S ribosomal protein L44): VNVPKTRRTYCKGKECKKHTQHKVTQYKAGKASLYAQGKRRYDRKQSGYGGQTKPVFHKKAKTTKKIVLRLECTACKQKKQLSLKRCKHFELGGDKKTKGAALVF; encoded by the exons GTCAACGTTCCGAAAACCCGCCGGACCTACTGCAAGGGCAAGGAGTGCAAGAAGCACACCCAGCACAAGGTCACCCAGTACAAGGCTGGCAAG GCCTCCCTGTACGCCCAGGGTAAGCGTCGTTATGACCGGAAGCAGAGCGGTTATGGTGGTCAGACCAAGCCCGTCTTCCACAAGAAGGCCAAGACTACCAAGAAGATCGTCTTGCGTCTTGAGTGCACTGCTTgcaagcagaagaagcagctCTCTCTGAAGCGTTGCAAGCACTTCGAGCTTGG TGGTGACAAGAAGACTAAGGGTGCTGCTCTTGTTTTCTAA
- a CDS encoding putative RNA polymerase II transcription factor SIII subunit A, whose amino-acid sequence MPPPSLLQLCTATAVKNVKYLNDIGNVPYILARPFLSKIESPEKLRTLELQSPHIIDEDKELWFEFIKRDIPRWDEYDIPEQSDCWYDVYCDLRERVQREVDEDAEKLKLALDGISSERAKNSVNFVPDRRDIRLPRERPTAKQRYASYDRKMGGIKPMFTSTKSTFGSSDPQGSHLWSFERPPPPPKKKSSIFTAPKRNNALAVPTKHLNNRATQVRQAPRSLIEEHRRPTEPAIPRRTNPPALRAPGRSSLQSIPDRRSRGPMLSTSLRDREARLRAIASGQRPGSSTPSSSASSQLPVAASPRSRNTQTPTSNNRNELSSIEVSSPVRSHTTERHRSAEMELSTASDGPRGSPAQAPRPAIIRKRPPPNVFMQPKKRKVN is encoded by the exons ATGCCGCCGCCTTCGCTCCTTCAGCTATGTACAGCGACTGCTGTTAAGAACGTGAAAT ATTTAAATGATATTGGAAATGTTCCCTATATCCTTGCGCGccccttcctctccaagaTCGAAAGTCCTGAGAAACTC AGAACTCTAGAACTGCAATCCCCTCATATTATAGACGAAGATAAAGAGCTCTGGTTCGAGTTTATAAAGCGAGATATACCTAGATGGGACGAGTATGATATACCGGAACAATCTGATTGTTGGTATGACGTATACTGCGATCTTCGAGAACGTGTGCAGAGGGAAGTGGATGAAGATGCCGAGAAACTGAAGCTGGCCCTGGACGGGATCAGTTCAGAGCGTGCCAAAAACAGTGTTAATTTTGTGCCTGACCGACGCGATATTCGCCTACCTCGAGAAAGACCGACAGCGAAACAACGGTATGCTTCGTATGACCGAAAAATGGGCGGCATCAAACCTATGTTCACATCTACGAAGAGTACTTTCGGCTCGTCAGACCCACAAGGTTCACACCTCTGGTCCTTTGAGCGACCGCCACCTCcacccaagaagaaaagcagtaTATTTACTGCTCCGAAACGGAATAATGCCCTAGCTGTGCCCACAAAACACCTGAATAATAGAGCCACACAAGTCAGGCAAGCCCCTCGTTCCTTGATCGAGGAGCATAGACGGCCGACAGAACCCGCCATCCCTCGGCGGACGAACCCTCCTGCATTGAGAGCACCCGGGCGGTCTAGCCTTCAGAGTATACCTGATCGAAGAAGCCGGGGTCCAATGTTATCTACGTCCTTGCGGGATAGGGAAGCAAGGCTACGAGCTATTGCCTCCGGGCAACGACCGGGCTCTAGTACCCCCAGTTCCTCTGCTTCGTCGCAATTGCCTGTTGCAGCAAGCCCGAGGTCAAGGAATACCCAGACACCTACCTCAAATAATCGCAATGAGCTCTCATCTATAGAAGTTAGCTCACCGGTACGCTCACACACAACGGAAAGACATCGCTCTGCTGAAATGGAGCTCAGTACTGCCTCCGATGGGCCCAGGGGTTCCCCAGCACAAGCTCCTCGTCCCGCGATAATCCGAAAACGACCTCCTCCAAATGTTTTCATGCaacccaaaaaaagaaaagttaacTAA
- a CDS encoding RNA ligase/cyclic nucleotide phosphodiesterase: MTEITSSKPDIINPFEEILTDCQHDPRKVQDRYENHRTNRNAQFKAKLLGPDFSGWQIDEILRKLHAQATDTQRDNGPSFVDPRNNFTLYARPPPQIRELVAEIQADVQDAAPAIWVTPPDFLHMTVMEMASCRTEADIEAFLTHLQESGTVPDLVDYTFHHRTRLVKPILSYDATAMALSFVPAAGEETAVGNQTYCNEGDRYTYHHLRRDLFDRLTATGLLMKPRYIVPSAHITIARFTTHDGFMVEGSGPDAVPVVDQERVAALVERIEKINEKLRQKYWPQENGAMTAKGEWIVGQGKGLELCKGRSFYGGGENVITGKGFP, from the exons ATGACCGAGATTACTTCCAGCAAGCCAGATATAATCAATCCCTTTGAAGAGATTCTTACAGACTGTCAACACGATCCG CGTAAAGTACAAGACCGCTATGAAAACCACCGTACAAATAGGAATGCGCAATTCAAGGCCAAACTTCTCGGCCCAGATTTCTCCGGCTGGCAGATAGATGAAATCCTCCGCAAGTTGCACGCACAGGCAACCGACACACAAAGAGACAACGGGCCCTCCTTTGTTGATCCTCGAAACAACTTCACACTTTATGCCCGACCGCCACCACAAATCCGAGAACTGGTGGCTGAGATCCAGGCGGATGTTCAAGATGCTGCACCAG CCATCTGGGTGACACCGCCGGATTTCCTGCACATGACTGTGATGGAGATGGCTAGTTGTCGGACAGAAGCGGATATTGAGGCGTTTCTCACTCATTTACAAGAAAGTGGCACGGTACCAGACCTGGTAGATTACACATTCCATCATCGGACGCGGTTGGTTAAGCCCATTCTCAGCTATGATGCGACTGCCATGGCCTTGAGCTTCGTTCCTGCGGCTGGGGAGGAAACCGCCGTTGGAAACCAGACATACTGCAATGAAGGGGATAGGTATACCTATCACCATTTGCGACGTGATCTTTTTGATCGCCTGACTGCAACTGGTTTGTTGATGAAACCGAGGTACATTGTTCCCTCGGCACATATTACCATTGCGCGGTTTACTACACACGATGGATTTATGGTAGAAGGCTCAGGGCCAGATGCAGTCCCAGTTGTAGATCAGGAGCGAGTCGCTGCGCTGGTCGAGAGGATCGAAAAGATTAATGAAAAACTCCGGCAGAAATATTGGCCGCAGGAGAATGGGGCCATGACTGCGAAAGGAGAGTGGATTGttggacaaggaaaagggctAGAGCTTTGTAAGGGTAGATCATTTTACGGTGGAGGAGAGAATGTTATCACAGGGAAAGGGTTCCCATGA
- a CDS encoding putative tubulin-specific chaperone Rbl2 (unnamed protein product), whose translation MAPRSQLEITTSSVLRLVKEEASYHQEYQQQTERIKKLESQQGGDDENKEYLLRQERLALEETKKVLPVLKKKLEDTIATLQSLLTEEGKKGPQSNVEHINAAKDAISKARTAEREIA comes from the exons ATGGCGCCACGCTCGCAATTGGAGATCACCACCTCGTCTGTCTTGCGCctggtcaaggaagaagcaTCTTACCatcaagaatatcaacaacaGACAGAGCGCATTAAGAAATTAGAGAGTCAACAAGGCGGCGATGACGAGAACAAAGAGTATCTGTTGAGGCAAGAG CGTCTTGCACTTGAAGAAACCAAGAAGGTCCTCCCGGtcttgaaaaagaagctcgAAGATACGATAGCGACGCTCCAGAGTCTCCTG ACCGAGGAGGGCAAGAAAGGACCCCAGAGCAACGTCGAGCACATCAATGCTGCCAAGGACGCTATTTCAAAGGCCAGGACGGCTGAGCGAGAGATCGCTTGA
- a CDS encoding Tho complex subunit 7-domain-containing protein encodes MASYGLLDQSEEDALHKSRLLNVEEKPFKRISKRLLNPDSLVVSNATLPPTPPPDGTDDDATAAETEKQKRLEQWRHFREDVTLDFAAFESSIARIQFLLTSNEKERERYAAEKLRILSTMQAVRDNTAELRVQLEEAQRLLALRKSYDDLADKITSNRLLKPREDQQANLQKLQAEITELEKESKDYAKTWAERREQFGRIVEEGMQLRRLIRDEKEEVERREGMQEGEDGDDGDVPSKGKSSGANTPRHESDSATPSQQGHDETGRSPAGLHAERLTAAGAASPLRQVTMAEDDKKQLSEQDATMVDEGEVTGDENAENPDDLEEGEEVPDRMDIT; translated from the exons ATGGCGTCTTACGGCTTACTAGATCAGTCGGAAGAAG ATGCTCTCCACAAGTCGCGCCTGCTGAACGTCGAAGAGAAACCTTTCAAACGTATATCAAAACGACTTTTGAACCCCGATTCGCTAGTCGTCTCCAATGCAACCCTTCCTCCCACCCCTCCGCCAGACGGAACAGACGACGATGCCACTGCAGCAGAGacagagaaacagaaaaggcTTGAACAATGGCGCCATTTTCGCGAGGACGTGACACTGGACTTTGCTGCTTTTGAGAGTAGTATCGCGCGCATTCAATTTCTCCTTACGAGCAATGAGAAGGAACGCGAACGATATGCAGCCGAGAAGCTTCGGATTCTCTCCACTATGCAAGCCGTACGCGACAACACAGCTGAGTTGAGGGTTCAGTTAGAAGAAGCACAGCGGCTCCTAGCACTGCGGAAAAGCTACGACGATTTGGCCGATAAGATCACCAGCAACCGTCTCTTAAAGCCGCGGGAAGACCAACAGGCAAATCTACAGAAGCTACAGGCGGAGATCACTGAactcgagaaagagagcaaggACTACGCGAAGACCTGGGCTGAACGACGAGAACAATTTGGCCGTATTGTGGAAGAAGGAATGCAGCTCCGGCGTCTTATCAGagatgaaaaggaagaggtcgaACGCAGGGAAGGTATGCAAGAgggtgaagatggagacgacGGCGACGTCCCTTCCAAGGGAAAGTCTAGTGGAGCAAATACACCACGGCATGAATCTGATAGCGCCACTCCATCCCAACAAGGGCACGACGAAACAGGCCGCTCACCTGCTGGCCTACATGCAGAGAGGTTGACAGCAGCGGGGGCAGCATCGCCCTTACGGCAAGTCACAATGGCTGAGGATGACAAGAAGCAATTATCAGAACAGGATGCTACTATGGTGGATGAAGGTGAAGTGACAGGAGATGAGAATGCAGAGAATCCTGATGACTtagaggagggagaagaggtgCCTGACAGAATGGATATCACGTAA